One Magnetospirillum sp. WYHS-4 genomic region harbors:
- a CDS encoding helix-turn-helix domain-containing protein, whose protein sequence is MNTVNEPALKLLGNRIRQRRHELGWTQEELADHAEIDRSYIGGVERGERNLTFTVLCQICAAFKCDVAALTHGLPDDFE, encoded by the coding sequence ATGAATACAGTGAACGAACCCGCCCTGAAGCTACTTGGTAATCGCATCCGGCAAAGACGGCATGAGCTTGGTTGGACCCAGGAGGAATTGGCCGACCACGCAGAGATAGACCGATCTTATATCGGCGGCGTTGAACGGGGGGAGCGGAACTTAACCTTTACGGTTCTTTGCCAGATTTGCGCAGCGTTCAAATGCGATGTCGCCGCTCTCACCCACGGCCTGCCGGACGATTTTGAATGA